From the Sphingomonas brevis genome, the window TCAGCTTCACGGCCGAGGATCGCAAGGGCGAGACGCTGGTGATCGACGCCGCCTTCGTCGAACAGCAGCTCGCCGGAATCGCCAAGGACACCGACCTATCGAGATATGTCCTTTAGTTGTCATCCCGGGCTTGATGACCGGCATGCGGCACTGTCTGGGGGACAGTGCCGGTCCGGACATGGATCCGCCTTTTATTCCCGCGAAGTGAAGAGAAGGCAGACCCCGGCTCAGGGCCGGGGTGACGATTGAGGTTGGGCCGGGCGATAATAGGCGACCATCCCCTGGACGAAGGGCGACCACAGCGGCGCCTGCACGCCCGCAAGGCGAAGCCGGCTTGCCGCCCATTGGTTGCAAGTGTGGATGGCATTGGCCTTGCCGCTGCCGCGATAGAAGGCGTCTCGGGGGCCGTAGCCCGGATGATCGATGCGGATCGGCCTTCCATTCGCGTCGAGCGCGAAGCCCTCCCGGATCGCGGCCCACAAGCGGCGATACTGCTCGGGCGTGAGGCGAATGGCGCGAGCGGCGAAGCGTGGGTCCTCGACCCATTCGACATGCATTACCTGCTCGCCGCCGGTCAGCGCCTTCGCCGCGGTCTTGATCGACAGGTCGCCCCAGGTCGGGGTTTCCAGATAGACCTGCCGCTCGCCGGCCCCGAACGCGATCCACCGCGCATCGGCGGGCACATTGGCCATGTCCGACCTCGGCACCAGCGGCCGCCAGTCGAGCCCCTCGACAACTGCCGGAAGCACCAGGTCGGCGTGGACGCCATTATTGGCGAGATAGATGGTGATTCCCTGTTTCGGCTCGCGCCAGCTGTTATTGACCGGGATCAGCGCGCCGATCAGCGCGGCCAACAGATAAAATCCGGGAATCGCCAGGATCGCGAGAGCGATGCGGGCCGGCCAGCGGAGCTTTCGACGACGGCGGATCATTTGGGAAGGGTAGCGATCGCGTTGCGGCTGTCATCACTCGACATCCGTCGGATTTTCATTTTGAGGCCGTCCCCCGGACGGTCGCGAAAGGAAAATGGTCGGGGCGACTGGATTCGAACCAGCGACCCCCACACCCCCAGTGTGATGCGCTACCAGGCTGCGCTACGCCCCGACCGGTCGCGCCCGTTCGGACGCGAGAGCGGCGCATCTAAGGCGACGAGCATCGCTTGGCAAGGCAGCCCACGGCGTGATAGGCGGCCCGCCACTTCCTGCGCTTGGGGCATTACAGGCGCGCATATGAAGAAGAGTTTTCCAATCCCATGACCATCACGACGCTTCTCGCCGCCGCCGCTCCTACGGGCGGAGCCAGCTTCTTCATCCAGACCATCCCGCTGGTCCTGGTTTTCGTCATCTTCTGGTTCCTGCTGATCCGACCGCAGCAAAAGCGGATGAAGGACCATCAGGCCGCGGTTGCTGCAGTCAAAAAGGGCGACCGCGTCGTTACCGGCGGCGGCCTGATCGGCAAGGTCACCAAGGTCGGCGACAGTGAAGTGGAAGTTGAGATCGCGCCGAACGTCCGCGTCCAGGCGGTCAAGTCGACGCTCAGCCAGGTTGGCGGCACCGCTGCCCCGGCAAACGACTAAAGGGCCGCGTCCAACATGTTTGATTTTCCCCGCTGGAAGGTCTGGCTGGTTACGCTGACCATCCTCGCCGGCATCTTGCTGGCGATCCCCAGCCTGCTCCCCAAGGACCAGGTGGAGCGCTGGCCGGCCTGGCTTCCAAGCGCCCGTATCAACCTTGGTCTCGACATTGCCGGTGGCAGCCAGCTGCTGCTCGAAGCCGATCTCGCCGATGCCCAGAAGCAGCGGCTGCAGGCCAAGGAAGAAGAGGTCACGACCGAGCTTCGCCGCGGCGAGCCGCGCATCCAGATCGGCGATGTTTCAACGTCCGGCGGCAAGCTGAGCTTCGTCGTTCGCGACCCGACCCAGCTTGATGCCGCGTTCGAACGGATGCGGACCTTGAGCCAGCCGCAGGGCCTGACCGGCACGCGCGACTGGGAAGTCAGCACGATGGACGGCAACCGGATCGTCCTGACCCCGACCGAATCGGGTTCGAAGCAGGCGCTCAAGGATTCGCTGACCGTGGCTCGCGACGTCGTTCGCCGCCGCATCGATCCCGGCGGCACCAAGGAAATCACCGTTATCAACCAGGGCGACCGGCGAATCTTCGTCCAGGTCCCCGGCGTTGAGGATCCCGAGGCGCTGAAGCAGCTGATCGGCCAGACCGCCCGGCTCGAATTCAAGCTGGTCGACCTCAATGCCGATCCAAATCAGGTCGCCCAGGGCCGTGCCCCGCCGGGCAGCCAGGTGTTGCCGATGGCTGACGGCAAAGGCGCCATCGCCGTCCAACGCCGCGTGATGGTGTCGGGCGAACAGCTGGTCAACGCCAAGCAGGGCTTCGACCAGGACGGCCAGGCGATCGTCGACATCAGCTTCAACACCGCAGGTGCGCGCCGTTTCGGCCGCGTCACGCAGGAAAATGTCGGCAAGCCGTTCGCCATCATCCTGGACGACAAGGTGCTGTCCGCACCGAACATCAACGAGCCGATCCTCGGCGGCCGTGCCCAGATCAGCGGCAGCTTTACCGTCGATAGCGCCAACCAGCTGGCGGTCAGCCTGGCCTCGGGCAAGTTGCCGGTGAAACTCAACGTGGTCGAGGAGCGGACCGTCAGCGCCGAGCTTGGCGCCGACTCGATCAGGGCCGGCACCATTGCATCCATCTTCGCGACGCTGGCGGTGATCGGGCTGATGATCATCACCTATGGCCGGTTCGGCGTTTACGCTTCGATCGCGCTGCTGGTGAATGCCTTCATGATCCTTGGCATCATGGCGGTGTTCAACGCCACGCTAACCCTGCCGGGCATTGCCGGTTTCGTTCTGACCATCGGTGCGGCGGTCGATGCCAACGTGCTGATCAACGAGCGCATCCGCGAAGAGCTGAGACGGGGGAGGCGAGTGCTCGATGCGCTTGAGACGGGCTACAAGGAAGCCTCGACGGCCATCTTCGACGCCAACATCACCAACACCATCGCCGCCGCGCTGATGATGTACTTCGGTTCGGGCCCGATCCGCGGCTTCGCGGTCGTTCTCCTCATCGGCATCATCACATCGGTGTTCACGGCGGTGAACTTCACTCGGATGCTGGTCGCGCTGTGGGTCAAGTCCACGCGCCCGCGCGCCCTAAACATCTGACGGGAATGAACCGATGAAACTTTTGAAACTCGTTCCCGACAACACCAACATCGATTTCATGAGGTGGCGCAACATCGCCCTCATCCTGTCGATCATCGCCACTGTCGGCAGCCTGGTGCTGGTCGGCGTTCGCGGCCTCAACCTCGGCATCGACTTCGTCGGCGGCCAGGTCGTGCGCGCGACCTTTGCCCAGCCGGTCAATATCGAGGATCTGCGCGGCAAGGTCGCCACCTTGAACGTCGGCGAGGCCAGCATCCAGCAGTTCGGCGACAACAAGACATACCAGATCCGGCTGCCCAAGCCGGAAGGGCCCGAGGCTGCCGCCAACCAGGTGGTGACGGCGGTCCGTGGCATGATCATCAAGGATTACCCCGGCGTCAAAGTGACGGCTGGCGAATCGGTGTCGGGCAAGGTCAGCGGCGAACTGGCGTGGGACGGCGCCCTGGCGATCAGTTTCGCGATGATCGGCATCGCCATTTACATCTGGTTCCGCTTCGAATGGCAGTTCGGGGTCGGCGCCCTCGTCACCCTGTTCCACGACGTGGCGATGGTGCTTGGCTTTTTCTCGCTGACCCAGCTGCAGGTCGACCTCAATATCGTCGCCGCCTTCCTCGCGATCGTCGGCTATTCGCTCAACGACACGGTCGTAATCTACGACCGAATCCGCGAGAATCTGCGCAAATACCGCAAGATGGAGATCGTCTCGCTGCTCAACTTCTCGTTGAACGAGACGCTGTCGCGGACGATCGTCACCTCACTGTCGATCATGCTGGCCTTGGCGGTTCTGCTGATGCTGGGCCCCGACGTGCTGTTCGGCCTGACGGTCGCGATCCTGCTGGGCACGTTCATCGGCACTTATTCGTCGATCTATATCTCCGCCCCGGCACTGGTCTGGCTCGGCCTCAAGCCCGACAGCTTCCTCAAAACCGAGGACGAAGAAGATAAAACGGTCGCAAAGCCGGCTTGAGCGTTCAGGTGAGCGAAAGGCCGCTTGGACTTGTGTGAAGCCCGCGCTAGGAAAGTCTCCATGGTGAACAAGACCCGTATCGCGGCACTATTATTGCTGCCTGTAATCCTGCTTCCTGTCGCCGGCTGCGCCGGCAAGAAGGTGAAAGGCGACACCGCCTACATCGCTCGCGACGTCAATACGCTTTACAGCCTGGCCAAGGAGCGGATGGACAAGGGCGACTATGAAGCGTCGGCCAAGCTGTTCGACGAAGTCGAGCGCCAGCATCCTTACTCGGTCTGGGCCCGCCGCGCTCAGCTGATGAGCGCCTTTTCCTATTATATGGCGCAGCAATACCCTGACGCGGTCAGCTCGGCGCAGCGCTTCCTGACGATCCACCCGGGCAACAAGGACGCGCCCTACGCCAACTATCTGATCGCGATGAGCTATTATCAGCAGATCGAGGACGTCACGCGCGACCAGAAGATCACCCAGCAGGCGTCCGACAGCTTCAACGAGCTGATCCGCCGCTATCCGCAGAGCCGCTACGCGTCGGATGCCCGGCTGAAGCTCGATCTGATCAACGATCACCTTGCCGGCAAGGAGATGGAGATCGGCCGATTCTACCAGCGCCAGGGCAATTGGTTGGCGGCCACGACCCGCTTCCGCACGGTGATCGATCAATATCAGACCACCAGCCACACGCCCGAGGCGCTCGAGCGGCTGGTTGAAAGCTATCTGAACCTGGGGCTGCCCGATGAAGCTCATAAGGCGGCGGCCGTGCTCGGCCGCAACTATCCGGGCAGCAAATGGTACAAGCGTAGCTATGAGCTGATCGAGCGGCACGTCCCCCAGGCGCTTGCTGCCCAGACCAGCAGCTAAGGGGATTTCGGCGGCGTGCTAAGGCAGCTGTCGATCCGTGACGTAGTGCTGATCGACCGGCTCGAGCTGGAGTTCGAGCCCGGGCTTGGAGTCCTCACTGGCGAAACCGGAGCCGGAAAATCGATCCTGCTCGATAGCCTTGGCCTGGCGCTCGGCGTCCGCGCCGACACCGGTCTTGTGCGCAGCGGGCAGGACCAGGCCAGCGTTTCGGCCGAATTCGAGCTGCCGTCGGACCATCCCGCCATCGCCGTGCTCGCCGAGCAGGGCATAGTGCCCGAGCCGGGCGAGCCCCTGCTGGTGCGGCGGACGCTTAAGGCCGACGGCGGCAGCCGCGCCTTTGCCGGCGGGGCAGGCGTGTCGGCGGCGGTGCTGCGCGACATTGCCAACGGGCTGGTCGAGATTCACGGCCAGCACGACGATCGCGGACTGCTCAATCCCCGCGGCCACCGCGCGCTGCTCGACCTGTTCGGGCGGATCGACATGCGCGCGGTCGCGACTGCCTGGGCCGAGGTTGAGCGGATCGAGCTCGAGCTAGCCGAGGGCAAAGCAGCTGCGGAATCGGCGGCACGCGATCGCGATTACCTGGAGCATGCCGCCAAGGAAATCGCCGCACTGGCACCGGAACCTGGCGAGGAAACCAGCCTGTCGGAGCAACGGGCCTTGATGCAGGCCGGAGCCAAGGCGGGTGAGGCGCTGACCGGCCTCGACGAGTTGCTCGGCGGGTCAGAGGGCGCGCTGGCGCAGCTTCGTGCCGCCGCCCGCAAGATCGAACGCGGCGCCGCCGATCACCCGCTGCTGGCAGAGGCGCTTGCCAGCCTTGACCGGGCACTGATCGAGGGCAGCGAGGCGGAGGACCGGATCGCTCGCGCCGCCGAGGCGCTGGCGTTCGACCCTGCGCGGCTGGAATCAGTCGAGGCACGGTTGTTCGATATCCGCGGGCTGGCCCGCAAACATCGGGTCGAGCCCGACGTGCTGGCCGCGCTGGGCGAGGAATATCAGGGCAAGCTGGCGCTGATCGAGGCGGGCGGCGAACGTATCGCCGGGCTGGAAGGCCAGCTCGCCCAAGCCCGCGCCCGTTATGATGACGCGGCGCGCACGCTACGCGAGGATCGCGTTCGCGCCGCGACACGGCTGGACGAAGCTGTTGCCGGGGAGCTTCACCCGCTCAAGCTCGATGCCGCGAAATTCCGCACCGCCATGGCCGAGGCCGAGCCGGGCCCGTCAGGTATCGACCGGGTCGAGTTCGAGGTGTCGACCAACCCCGGCGCTCCGTTCGGGCCATTGACCAGGATCGCATCGGGTGGCGAGCTGTCGCGTTTCATCCTGGCGCTCAAGGTTGCGCTGGCCGAAGCGGGGACCGCCCAGACGATGATATTCGACGAGATCGACCGCGGCGTCGGCGGTGCGGTCGCCAGCGCGATCGGTGAGCGGCTGGCCAGGCTGGCTCGGAAATCGCAGCTGCTGGTGGTGACCCATTCTCCGCAGGTGGCTGCACGCGCGGCGCACCATTATCGAATCGAAAAGGCGCACGAGGACGGCGTTACACGTACCCATGTGCGCAAGCTGACGAACGACGAGCGGCGCGAGGAGATAGCACGGATGCTGTCGGGCGCGGCGATCACCGACGAAGCCCGCGCCCAGGCGGCACGGCTACTGGAGGCAGCATGACCGAGCAACTTTCCCTAAAGCAGGACTATCACGGCCGGACCTTCGATCATGTGCTGGTCCATGACGGTAGCGGTGCCGCGAGGCCGGCAGTCGTCCTGCTGCCAACAGTCATGGGCGTGCAGCCGCTTGAGATCGGGATGGCGGAAAAGCTGGTTGCGCTTGGATATAACGTCTTGGTGGTGGACCTTTTCGCCAAGCGCTTCCGGCCGGTGATCGACCGCGGCGAGGCTTTCGCCGCCATGGGCGAACTGCGGGAGGACCGGTCGGCGCTGCGCGATCACCTGCTTGCCGTGCTGGAAGTCGCCTGGAACCTGGACGCGGTCGATGCGGAGAAGGTTGCCGTGATCGGCTTCTGTTTCGGTGGCCAGTGCGCGCTCGATATCGCGCGGTCCGGGGCGGACGTGGCCGGCGTGGCCAGCTTCCACGGCCTGTTCGACCCGCCCGGCCTGCCGCCGCAGCCGATCAAGGCCAAGGTCTCCGCCTATCATGGCTGGGAAGACCCGATGGTTCCGCCCGAAGCAGTGGTTGCGCTTGGCAAGGAACTGACCGACGGCGGCGCCGACTGGCAGATCCATGCTTACGGAAACGTCGGCCACGGCTTTACCAATCCCAAGGCCCACGAAATCGGCGTCGCCGGCGTGGCCTACGATGAGGCGGCGGCAAGGCGCAGCTGGGCCAGCCTTGAAAACTTCCTGGCCGAAGTGTTGGGGTGACCGCTTTCGTCGCGATGGTCCGCGCGGTGAATGTATCGGGGACGGGGAAACTGCCCAAGGAAGAGCTGACGGCGATCGGCAAGGCCTGCGGCTTCAAACAGGTCCGCACCTTCATCAATAGCGGCAATTTGCTGTTCGCCAGCGATCTCGCCGAAAGCACGGTCAAGGAGCGGATCGAACAGCGGCTGGTCGATTATTTCGGCAAGCCGGTGCCGGCCTTCGTCCGCAATGCCAGGGAAATGGCGGAGGCGGTGAAGAAAAACCCATTCAGCGACGACAAGCCGAGCCGAGTCATGGCTCATTTCGTCGACGAAGAGCCGGTGAAGGCGATGATCGATGAAGCACGCGACGTTGAGGGCGAGCGGTTGGCGCTAGGGCCTCGGCTCCTCTATGTCAGCTATGGCGAGGGCATCGGCAAGACGAAGCTGAAGCTGCCCGCCGTCAAACAGGGCACGGCAAGAAACATGAACAGCGTGGCAAGGATGGCGGAGTTGCTGGCGGGGATGGAATGAACGAAGCAGAAGCCGCCAACCGTTTGATGCGCCTCGCCAAGCAGATCGCGCATCACGACAAGCTTTATCACGACCAGGACGCGCCGGAGATTTCGGACGCCGACTATGACGCACTGGTCCGCGAAAACCGTGAGCTGGAAGCCCAATATCCACAGCTGGTGAGAGCGGATTCGCCGTCGAAGCGGCTGGGCGCGGCGCCAACTTCGGCGCTGGCCAAGGTCACCCATGCCCGGCCGATGCTCAGCCTCGACAATGCGTTCAGCGCCGAGGAAGTACGCGATTTCGTTGGCCGGGTTCGGCGGTTCCTGAATTTGCCTGAGGGCGAGCCGGTCGCAATGACTGCCGAGCCCAAAATCGACGGCCTCTCCTGCTCGTTGCGCTACGAGAAAGGTCAGCTGGTGCTGGCGGCGACGCGCGGCGACGGAATGGTCGGCGAGGATGTGACGCCCAACGCCCGAACGATCCGCGACATCCCGCAATCGATCAAGGGCGCTCCCGACGTGCTCGAAGTGCGCGGCGAAGTGTACATGTCCAAGGCCGATTTCGCTGCCTTGAACGAGCGGCAGGAAACGGCGGGCGGCAAGGTCTTTGCCAACCCGCGAAACGCCGCCGCGGGCTCGCTGCGGCAGAAGGACGCCAGCGTGACCGAGGCACGGCCGCTGCGTTTCCTTGCTCATGGCTGGGGCGAGGTCAGCGAGCCGCTTGCCATGCTGCAGCTGCTGGCGATGAACAAGATCGAGAGCTTCGGCTTCCCGGTCAGCGACCTGCTGGTGCAGTGCGAAACGGTCGAGGAGGCGCTGGCCCATTACGCATTGATCGAGCGGGAACGCGCCGACTTGCCCTACGACATCGATGGCGTGGTCTATAAGGTTGGACGGCTCGACTGGCAGGATCGCCTTGGCCAGGTCGGACGCGCGCCGCGCTGGGGCCTTGCCCATAAATTCCCGGCGGAGAAGGCCGAGACGACGCTGGAGGCGATCGACATACAGGTCGGGCGCACCGGCAAGCTGACCCCGGTCGGGCGCTTGAAGCCTGTGGGGGTCGGCGGAGTGATCGTCAGCAATGTCACGCTCCACAACCGCGACGAGATCGCCCGGCTCGGCCTGCGCATCGGTGACCGGGTGCGGATCCAGCGTGCCGGCGACGTCATCCCGCAGGTGGTCGAGAACCTCACCCGCGATGAAACGCGAGCGCCTTACTTCTTTCCCGACCATTGCCCGGAGTGCAATTCGGAAGCGGTCGCCGAGGAGGGTGAGGTCGATGTCCGCTGCACCGGCGGGCTGATCTGTCCCGCCCAGCGGATCGAGCGCCTCCGCCATTTCGTCTCGCGCGGGGCGATGGACATCGACGGGCTGGGCGAGAAGAGCATCGTCGAATTCTTCGAACTGGGCTGGCTGCATGGGCCAGCGGACATCTTCCGCCTCAAGGACCATCGCGGCGCGCTGATTGGCCGCGAAGGCTGGCAGGAGAAGTCGGTCGATAATTTGCTCGCCGCGATCGAGGCTCGAATCGGCTTCGATCCGGCGCGCTTCCTGTTCGGCCTCGGCATTCGCCATGTTGGCATCGTTACCGCCAAGGATCTGATGAAGGCGTTCGGCTCGGTCGAAGGACTGGAGGAGGCTGCACGGGGACCTGATGCACAGGCCGAGCTGTCTGCGGTCGATGGCATCGGCCCGGTCGTGGCCGAAGCTTTGGTCGATTTCTTCCACGAACCGCACAATCGCGAGCAACTGGCCGAATTGCTGGCGCTGGCGCGACCCGCCGCCTTCGTCTCGACCGCGCGGGCGACGGAATGGACCGGCAAGACGATCGTCTTCACCGGTAGCCTGGAAACCATGAGCCGCGACGAGGCCAAGGCCCAGGCCGAGCGGCTCGGCGCGCGGGCGGCGGGCTCGGTCAGCGCCAAGACCGACCTGGTCGTTGCCGGACCCGGTGCGGGATCGAAGCTCAAGAAGGCCGAGGAGCTCGGCATCCGCGTCATCGGCGAGGGCGAATGGGCGGAGATTGTGGCGGGGGCTTAGGAGCCGGCTTCCAATACCAGCACTGACCACTCGCCTTTGCTCCGCTCGACCAGCGCCATCCCTTCCGCCTGATAGGCTGCGATGACGGCATCGGCCTGGGTGTCGAGCAAACCGGCGAGGATCAGGGTTGCACCGGGCGCGACCGTCTTGGCGAAATCGGGTGCCAGCTCGATCAGCGGACCGGCGAGGATGTTGGCGATCAGCAAATCATAGGGCGCGCGGGCGGCAATCAGCGCATGGTCCATCCCGTCCGCGACGGCGAGCAGCAGCTGACCCGGCCCATGGCCGAGCTTTACGCCGTTGATCGCCGCATTCTCTTCGCTGACCTTGACCGCGATGTCGTCGATATCGGTCGCGATTGCCCGCGCTTCCGGCCACAGCGCCATGGCCGCGAATGCCAGCAGCCCGGTGCCGGTGCCGATATCGGCGATATTGGCGAATCGCTTGCCGGCCACTTCCAGCCGGTCGAGCGCTGCGAGGCATCCGGCGGTGGTGTCGTGCTGGCCGGTGCCGAAGGCGAGCCCTGCATCGATCTCGAAATTGACCGTGTCGGCCGGCCGATCGGCGTAATGCATCGGCGTATGGACGAAGAAGCGCCCGGCGCGGATCGGACCCAGCCCCTGCTGGCTCATCGTCACCCAGTCGGTCGTGTCCTCAAGGTGCTCGACCTCCGGCTCGCCATTCGCCGCCAGGCGGCGGAGCAGGACCAGCTCCTGCGTGGTCGGCTGCTCGGCGAAATAGGCGTGGATTCGCCAGTCGTCGGGCGCGTGCGGGTCGGGTTCGTCGGCGACGATCACCGGCGGCTCCTCGGCATGGGCGAACAGGTCCGCGCTTTCCGGCAGCGCCTCGGCCTCGGCCCGGCTGCAGCGAAGCGTGACCCGCCAGCTCATTGGCCCGCCGCCTCCTTTGCCAGCCGCTCGTCCAGGTTTTTGCTGAGCTTTGCCGCATAATTCTTGCAGCCGTCCGGATCGAACAGCGGAGCCTTGCCAATCATCCGATCGCGCATGGCGCTGGATGAGGGATGGGGGGTCAGCAGGATTTCGCAGGGGCTGGCTGCGATCTTGGCGATCGATGCGCGAAAGGCTTCGAGAGATTCCGGATGCGCGCTGAACTTGTAATCGTCGCGGCTGACCGGCGTCAGGCTGTCGGCGTAAACGATCGTCCGGCAGACGCCGCCATCGCAGCTTTCCCAGCGCCAGCTGAGCGCGCCCGGCGTGTGGCCGGGCGTCGTCATGGCGAACACCCTGATATTGCCGATCAGCACATCGCTTCCGTCGCCGACTACCCGGCCGACGCTCGCCGCACGGAAGGGTGGGTGCTCGCCAGCCTGCGGATCGTCCGCGCTCGCTGCGCCGCTGTTCATCACGGTTTCCGCGGCGCGTGAGGTGACCAGCGTCGCGCCAGTCAGCTGCTGCAGCCGGGCCATTCCCCCGACATGATCGAGATGCTCATGGCTCATCAGCAGATATTTGATGTCCTTCAGCTTGAAGCCGAGCTGGCGGATATTCTCGGCGATGAGGTCGGCGCCCCGCTCTGTCCCTCCATCGATCAGCACATGGCCGTCCTCTCCGGCGATTAGGATCGCGCTGATGCCGCAAGTGCCGACCAGGTATGTGTTGCCGTGAATTCGAACAGGCGGCGCGGGCTTGTCCCACTCGTCCCAATCCTTGCAGTTTGCCGCCCAGATCGGCCCCCATTCCTCGACCGGGTGGATCGGCCGTTCGATCTGGCGCGGGGTCTTGCCGAGCGGGACGACGATCTGCTGTGCGGCAAGGGCAAGAAACGCGATACTAGCGAACATAGCTGGCGCCATTGAGGTCTATCACCGACCCGGTCGAGGCGGCGGGAGCGTCGATTGCCAGCCAGCGGATCGCCTCGGCAACTTCCAAAGTGCTCGTCACCCGGCCGAGCGGGATGTCGGCGACGATCGCCGCGCCGCCGCGCCCGGCCAGATATTCCTCGGTCATTTCCGAAACGGTGAAGCCGGGCGCCACCGCGAAGGCGAGGATGTTGTCGGCGGCGTAGCCGCGGGCGATGGTCTTGGTCATGCCGATGATCGCCGATTTGGACGCTGCATAGTGCCAATGGCTGGGACTGTCTCCGCGATAGGCGGCGCGGCTCGAGACATTGACGATGCGCCCGCCGCCGTTTGCCTTGAAATGCCCAACGGCCAGCCGGCAGAGGTCGGCGGTGGCCTGCAGGTTGATCCTGAGCGTACGGTCCCAGGCCGAGTGCCATTCCTGGTCCGCCGCGTCGTCGGCGACACCCTCATAAATGCCGGCATTGTTGACCAGCGCGTCGATCCGCCCGCCCAGCCTGTCGAGCGCGGCGTCCCAAATAAGGCGCGTCGCCGCCGGGTCGGCAAGGTCTCCGGCAATCAGGCCGTTGTCGCCCATCGTCGAATGGCCGGCGACCTGGTGGCCGGTGGAAGCAAGCAGTTCGAGCGTTGCGGCGCCGATGCCGCGGCTGGCGCCGGTCAGGAGGATGTTCATGGGCCTGGCGTAGACCAGCCCACCCTATTTCGTCATCCCCATGAAAATGGGGACCCAGAAAAACGACCTAGGTTCCCGCTTTCGCGGGAATGACGATTTTGTTGATTTGGCGCCAATAGGAGGCGGCTTCGCCGCTTAAGCAGCGAAGGTCGAAACAAACT encodes:
- the ligA gene encoding NAD-dependent DNA ligase LigA; translated protein: MNEAEAANRLMRLAKQIAHHDKLYHDQDAPEISDADYDALVRENRELEAQYPQLVRADSPSKRLGAAPTSALAKVTHARPMLSLDNAFSAEEVRDFVGRVRRFLNLPEGEPVAMTAEPKIDGLSCSLRYEKGQLVLAATRGDGMVGEDVTPNARTIRDIPQSIKGAPDVLEVRGEVYMSKADFAALNERQETAGGKVFANPRNAAAGSLRQKDASVTEARPLRFLAHGWGEVSEPLAMLQLLAMNKIESFGFPVSDLLVQCETVEEALAHYALIERERADLPYDIDGVVYKVGRLDWQDRLGQVGRAPRWGLAHKFPAEKAETTLEAIDIQVGRTGKLTPVGRLKPVGVGGVIVSNVTLHNRDEIARLGLRIGDRVRIQRAGDVIPQVVENLTRDETRAPYFFPDHCPECNSEAVAEEGEVDVRCTGGLICPAQRIERLRHFVSRGAMDIDGLGEKSIVEFFELGWLHGPADIFRLKDHRGALIGREGWQEKSVDNLLAAIEARIGFDPARFLFGLGIRHVGIVTAKDLMKAFGSVEGLEEAARGPDAQAELSAVDGIGPVVAEALVDFFHEPHNREQLAELLALARPAAFVSTARATEWTGKTIVFTGSLETMSRDEAKAQAERLGARAAGSVSAKTDLVVAGPGAGSKLKKAEELGIRVIGEGEWAEIVAGA
- a CDS encoding 50S ribosomal protein L11 methyltransferase is translated as MSWRVTLRCSRAEAEALPESADLFAHAEEPPVIVADEPDPHAPDDWRIHAYFAEQPTTQELVLLRRLAANGEPEVEHLEDTTDWVTMSQQGLGPIRAGRFFVHTPMHYADRPADTVNFEIDAGLAFGTGQHDTTAGCLAALDRLEVAGKRFANIADIGTGTGLLAFAAMALWPEARAIATDIDDIAVKVSEENAAINGVKLGHGPGQLLLAVADGMDHALIAARAPYDLLIANILAGPLIELAPDFAKTVAPGATLILAGLLDTQADAVIAAYQAEGMALVERSKGEWSVLVLEAGS
- the bla gene encoding subclass B3 metallo-beta-lactamase, yielding MFASIAFLALAAQQIVVPLGKTPRQIERPIHPVEEWGPIWAANCKDWDEWDKPAPPVRIHGNTYLVGTCGISAILIAGEDGHVLIDGGTERGADLIAENIRQLGFKLKDIKYLLMSHEHLDHVGGMARLQQLTGATLVTSRAAETVMNSGAASADDPQAGEHPPFRAASVGRVVGDGSDVLIGNIRVFAMTTPGHTPGALSWRWESCDGGVCRTIVYADSLTPVSRDDYKFSAHPESLEAFRASIAKIAASPCEILLTPHPSSSAMRDRMIGKAPLFDPDGCKNYAAKLSKNLDERLAKEAAGQ
- a CDS encoding SDR family NAD(P)-dependent oxidoreductase; the encoded protein is MNILLTGASRGIGAATLELLASTGHQVAGHSTMGDNGLIAGDLADPAATRLIWDAALDRLGGRIDALVNNAGIYEGVADDAADQEWHSAWDRTLRINLQATADLCRLAVGHFKANGGGRIVNVSSRAAYRGDSPSHWHYAASKSAIIGMTKTIARGYAADNILAFAVAPGFTVSEMTEEYLAGRGGAAIVADIPLGRVTSTLEVAEAIRWLAIDAPAASTGSVIDLNGASYVR